GATAAAAGAACACGGTCTTCCCATGAAACTTCTCTACGCGAAGTACACGTTTGACAGAACTCGCCTTGTCTTCTTTTTCAGTGCTGAGGGAAGAGTTGACTTCAGAGAACTTGTAAGGGATTTAGCCAAGACTTTCAAGACGCGTATCGAACTCAGACAAGTTGGTGTGAGGGATGAGATGAAATTTTTTGGTGGACTCGGATTGTGCGGACTTCCTACCTGTTGTTCAACCTTTCTCAGGGAATTTTCGAGTGTTACACTGAAACACGCAAAAAAGCAGCAAATGATGATAAATCCAGCAAAGATATCGGGACCTTGTCGAAGACTTCTATGTTGCTTAACATACGAGTACGATTTTTATGAGAAGGAATTAGCAGGTATTCCTGATGAAGGAAGTACCATAACTTATGAAGGGAAACGATACAGGGTTGTGAACGTGAATGTATTTCTGAAAACAGTGACTCTTTTCTCCGAGCAGGAAGGAGAGATGGTGAAAGTTCCGTTCGAATATTTCAAGAAGGAGGCGTGACCGTGTTCCAGGGAATCGGGAGATTCCTGATTCTCATGGGTTTGATTTTGGTAGTTTTTGGCGTTTTGCTACTCCTCTTCGAGAAAATACCGTTCCTCGGAAAATTGCCGGGAGATATTGTAATAAGGAAAAAGAATTTTGTTTTCTACTTTCCACTGATGACAAGCTTGATTATAAGTGTGGTTATTTCTTTGATCCTCTATTTGATCTCCCGAATGAGGTGATGATAATATGAACGATCGAATCAAAAAGAAAGTTTACAGTTATCTCGGTTTCGCTGTGAAGGCAAGGAAGGTAGTTTTTGGAAAAGAAAGGATTAGAGCCTATATAAGGTCTCCTCGGGAGAAAAAACTCATCGTGATAGCAGAAGATGCAAGTGATAGGACAAAGAAAGACACGATCATGCGTTGTGAAAACAAAGGAGTTCCTTACGTCATTATGTTTACCAAAGAAGACTTGGGACGACTTTTGGATAAACCTGGTGTTTCCGTTGTGGGTCTAGAGGAGGACAATCTAATAGAGGCTATAGAAAAGGTGGTAAAATAGACAGAGTGAGGTGATAGAAATGGCCAGATTAAGAGTTTACGAGCTTGCTCGAAAATTGAATATGCCCCCAAAGGAGCTTCTTCAAGAGCTCGAAGAGCTTGGTGTCAGTGTGAAGAATCATATGAGTTTTGTGGACGAAGAGATAGCCAACATCATAATAGATCTTTTGGAGGAAGGGAAAGAGAAGAAATCCAAGCAACCTTCCAAGCCCAGAAAAGACGATGAAGAGGAGATAGAGAAAGAGATTACGGAGAAGAAAAAGAAGAGAAAAATATCTTTGAAACCCGATGAATTGAAACTTGACATAGTTGCAGAAAAATTGGGAATTCCTCAGAACAAGATAATACAAGATATGTTCGTAAAGAGAGGGCTTGCACTAAGACCAGGTCAAATCCTAAAACTCGAAGAGGTTGAGCAGATTTTGAAGGAATACAAAGCAGAAATAGAACTGGAAGAGGAAAAAGCTGGAGAAGAAGAAGTGGATGATTTCGAACTTCTGGAAAGAAGATTTCAGGAACTCTATGAAAGAGAAGAAGATAAATTGGTTCCAAGACCTCCTGTGGTCACAGTTATGGGACACGTTGATCATGGGAAAACAACTCTTCTCGACAGAATCAGATCTACCAGGGTTGCTGAGAGGGAAGAAGGTGGTATCACTCAATCTATAGGTGCCTATCAAGTAGAAGTGAACGGAAGGAAGATAACCTTTATAGACACACCAGGGCACGAGCTGTTCACAGAAATGAGGGCAAGAGGTGCTCAAGCGACGGATATAGTTGTACTTGTGGTGGCGGCAGATGATGGTGTCATGCCGCAAACGATAGAGGCTTACAATCATGCGAAATCCGCCAACGTTCCCATAATAGTTGCCATAAACAAGATAGACAAACCGAATGCTAACGTGGAAAAAACAAAGCAGGAGTTGGTAGAAAAACTCGGTCTGATACCAGAAGAATGGGGTGGAGACACAGTAGTTGTTCCTATATCAGCAAAGACAGGCCAAGGTGTTGACGAACTTCTCGAGATGATACTCCTTGTCGCCGATATGAACGAAATAAAGTGTTATCCCGAAGGACCCGCAAGAGCCGTAATTATAGAATCAAAGCTTGACAAAAAAATGGGACCTGTGGCGAGTGTTATTGTGAAAGATGGGGTTTTGAAAGTTGGAGACGCTGTTGTTGCCTCCAATACTTATGGAAAAGTAAGAAACCTTTTTGACGATAGGATGAGATCGATAAGGGAAGCACATCCTTCACAACCTGTCATGATTCTCGGCTTTGAGGATGTGCCCGACGTTCATTCCAATGTGTATGTGGTCGAGAGTGTGGAAAAAGCCAAAGAGATCGTTGAGAAGAGGCGAGAAAAACTTGAATCTCAAAAGTTTGGAAAAAAACACGTGAATCTGGAAGAGCTCATGAAAATGATGAAAGAAAAAGACAAGAAGATATTGAACATCATCGTGAAAGCAGACACTTATGGATCGGTAGCGGCATTGAGAAACGCTATAAACAAGTTGCAATCGAGGGAAATCGAGTTGAACATTGTACATGCTGGTGTGGGTGAGATCAGCACCAGTGATATTATGCTTGCAGCGGCAGTTGATGCTGTAGTCCTTGGGTTCAGGGTGAAAGTAAACAGCAAAGCAAGAAAACTAGCTGAGCAAGAGGGAGTCGATGTGAGGACTTACTCTATAATCTACAAGCTCGTTGACGATTTGAAACTTGCCCTTGAGGGAATGCTGGAACCTGAAGAAGTAGAAGAGATCATTGGGCATGGAGAGATAAAGAGGGTTTTCAAAATTTCGAAAGTTGGGAAAGTTGCAGGTGTTCAAATGCTTGATGGGAAAGCAGACAAAAGCGGATTCGTCAGACTCTACAGAAACGGTCAACTCGTTTTTGAAGGTAAAATAGAAAGCTTGAAGCATTACAAAGAGGATGTGAATGTCGTCGAAGCACCTCAAGAATGTGGTATAAAACTCTCAGGATTCGATGACATACAAGAGGGAGACGAATTGGAGTTCTATGTGATAAGGAAAGTAAAGAGGAAGCCCACCTTTGTGGAGGAAAGTCAAAAGAACCTGTCCGAACAGCAACAATGAAGGGGGATGTCCCCCTTCATTCGATTACTTCTATTCTCACGTTGTCGTAGAAAATAGTGTTCCAACTTTTCATGGCTAAACCAACCCCTCCGCTGAAAATGTCGGGATCATTTACATCAATCAATTTTCTGCCGTTTATGTAGACTTTCACATTTTGCCTATTCGCGACAATTTTCAGATAGTTCCATCCATTGGATATGTTGTTCACGCTTGTGTTCTCTGCTAACGATATGTCGAGACTGCCGGCGAATTTGTGGAGTGAAACTCGTCCAGGATTCTCCATAATGAAATAAAATCCTTTTTGACCGTCCTCTGTGAGTCTGAAGAAAATTGCTCCACCGTCAACACCGTTGAAATTGCACTCTATAATGAGATCTTCCCAACTGGCGGGTACGAATATTCCTTGATCATCTCCCGCTTTCAAAACTTTCCCTATAGTCTTATCCGCTTGAATGCCCTCCTCAACGTGAGGAGCGTTGAAACCTGGTAAAATCTTCCAAGGACCAAAGGGAGCAGTTTGACCTTGACCGTAAGCTTCGAAATCCTCGAATATTTCCTCCGTTCCAGTTGGCTTTACCACTTTGAAACCCAGATTAATCTCAGGAGTTTCTACACTCACTTCTGGAAGAGGGACCGGTATTTGAACTCTCTGTTCACAACTTGTTCCAAGAAGGAACAAACCCAATGTCCCCAACAGAAGCAAATAAAGAACTTTCTTCATTCTGATCCCTCCCAAAAATAATTTTGACTTGATATCATTTTATCACATTTTTCAAAAAGTCAGTCATATGTTCGTAATGCGTACCTTTCCAATATATCCTCCCACAATTTGGGCATCGAACAAATTCATTGAAGAGTTCGAAAACTTTCGAAGGTACCCTTCCTTTCACGCTTTCTTTGGGAATTTCTTCAAACTCAACGTTGCATTCAATACACCTAGTAAAAGGTTTCATCCAGTCTTTCAAATCGTACCTTTCTATCACTTCTTTCAATTGTTCTCTCGGATCGGTGCTTCTTACGTAATATCCGAAGACGAGCTCTTTTCTTTTCAGAAGGCCTATATCTCGGGAAAGAAGAATGGCATTTTCCTGCACAGCTTTCCTACACAGTATTTCATCCTTTTCTTCTCCAAAGAAAGCATAGAAGCCTAGCATCCTTAAAAGTTTTGCGAGTTTTCCAAGATGTATGTCGAGAATGAAACGCGGTTCTCCTTTGTATTTAGGTGTAACGAGCCATTCCTCCGGAAGGTTTATGTTTTTAAACTCCGGATAAACGAAGAAAAAATCCCCGTCTTCCACCATGTAATAGAAGCTTACAGGTTTCCCATTTTTAGTGATGAAACTGACTTCTACATGTGGAACTCCCAATGCTTCTATTCTATCTTTCACAGTCTGAAAGCCTGTGAAATTGTGTACTTTAACGAATTTCTCATCTTTAAAAAAGTCGTTTAGTCTACCGAAGAACCTGAAATAAGCGATCTTTTTGTATTTCATAACCTCTCCTCGTTGTGATAGAATAAAAACGATAAGATATACCTAATTTATTTTTGATGGAGGTGATTTTTATGCTTCAATCTGGCGACAAAGCAATCGATTTTGAGCTTGTGAACACAGAATTGAGAAGAATCAGACTTTCCGATTTTAAAGGAAAAAACGTTGTTTTAGCTTTCTATCCAGGAGCTTTCACGAGTGTATGCGAAAAAGAACTTTGTACTTTTAGGGATTCTCTCTCCAAGTTTAACAAATTCAACGCGGTTGTTCTCGGAATCAGTGTGGACAGTCCCTTTGCCAACAAAGCATTCGCTGAAAAAAATCATATTACATTCGATCTTCTTTCTGATTTTGGTGGCAAGGTAGCTTCACAATACGGAGGAGTTCACGAGAACTTCTTGGATATATCAGGTTACACAGTTGCAAAGAGATCTGTTTTTGTCATTGACAAAGATGGTACTATAGTGTATTCTTGGGTTTCGGATGATCCTGGGAAAGAGCCGGTCTACGAAGAAGTAGAGATGACCTTGGAAAATCTATCCAAGTAGTAGTATTAAGTAAAAATATCTCAACACGTTCCGATAAAATCAATGGGGGGTGGGAGATTGCGAATAAACAGTGTGAGATACGATCCCGTTGTTTATCCAAATTATACGACTCGATCCGCTACCTCAAATCCCAACACTACCACTGTTATGAGCAAGGAACAGATGGAGCAGATTCTCTTCTTCGCCCTTTATCAACAAACGGGTCTCAACATGAAACTGGTAAGAATAGCAGCCGAGTTGTATTCAGGGAAAAACTTAGATTTATTTGCGTGAGGGGGAGATCTTCTCCCCTTCAATTTGGGGGGATAGAGGATGGTGGAGGAGATACTGAAAAAATACCTCTCGAGAAAAAGGTCAATCAGAAAAAATGAAACAATCGATATTTTTGAAAGGATAACTTATTTTTTCCCAAAGGATTTTGTAGTGGTCAATTATCCCAGACAACCTGTGGCTGTTTTCAATCCAGGGGCGGTGTTGGTAGGAAAAGCCCTCCATATTTTTCCGAGAGTGATTTTCGACTACTACAAATATGTTTCCTCGATAGGACATTTTGTGGTGGATATCGATGAGTTGATGAACGGAGATGTTAAAAGACCGATCGAAATGGAGATTATTTTTTGGCCAAGAGATGTTCAGGAATTCCTTGGATGTGAAGATCCAAGGGTTTTCTTTAGAAATTCCCGTTTTGAAATATTGTACACAGCAAAAGGGTACAGAAGCTGGGCTCAAGAAGGGAAACCTCACACGGATTTTCTTGCCCACGCTATCTTGGATGAGGAATTGAATCTTCTAGAAAAAAGATATATCTCCGTGAAAAGTACTTCTGAGATCTTCTTTCCTCCCTCGATGAAAGATAGTTCCTTTGTATCAGACAACGTGATTCTGACGAGAATGACCATAGACGATTCTAAAGTCTGTTGGAGGGGAAGAATAGAAGGGAATTCAATTGATCTCTATAGCTTGGAAGCGGTTTTCTTCCCAGAGGATTGGGAAACGAAAGTTGGTTGGTCTACAAATGTTGTTGAAACAAAAAGAGGTTATTTGATAGGATGGCACGCTGTTTTGAAAGAGAATCTTACTTACAAAAACGGATTGGCGCTCGTTGACAGAAACGGAAGACTTCTTGGGACGACGGATTACATTCTCTCGCCAAAAGGTGTGATAGAAGAGTACGGTGATAGAATCAATGTCATATTCGGGTGTGGTCTTGTTAAATATGAGGACAAGATAATCTGGATAGGTGGTGTTTCTGACTGGACAATAGGTGTTTTTGCAACCAGCGAACGCACTGTGATGAATTTAATGAAGGAAGTAACGTGATCTTAACATTGCGATGGTATCCTAGCTTCAAGAGGTGAGAGAGCATGGTGTGTTTCATATTTCATGAGAACGGAATATTAAGCGATATGATAATGTGCAGGTTGTTAAAAGGCCGGCCCCTCAAAGGACCGGGGGTATCTTTGTAACCACTGTGTCGAGGATCAAGGGGCCGGCCGAAAGGTCGGCCCCTTTTATTTTGGGGAGGTGAGAAAATGAGGCTGCTTAGCAACTCAGTTCATTTGCTAACAAACAGATTTAAGAGAATTGATTTGAGTGAAGATTGCTCTTTGTTCATAAAGGAAGAATCCAAAGTTTATAATGTCGATCATGAAGTAGAATCGATGAGTCTGAAGGAGCTTGGAAGAAGACTTTCTGAGAAAATGGATGAGTTCATCTTGGAAAAGGAAGAGAAATTTTTTCTAAAGATCGTTAGACCTGTAACGTTCCGTATTTGTGGAAGAGTAACTGTCAGAATACATCCGCAACTTTCTCCTTCCATTCTTGCAAGTCAAAGTTTTGGAGAAAACAAAGGAGTGCTTGTTATAGGAGAAAACGAGAATGTGTGTGAAAATGCTCTTGGAAATTTCGCAGCTGAAGTAAAACACTCGCACGATCTTCCTCGTTTTCTAAGAGAAACAAAACGTCTACCCGGGATTTTAGGAGTGGTTGGTGTTGTGGGAAGAGTTGTTGGAAGTTGGGGAAAAGGAAAAATGGATGTTATCTAATCTTTTAACCGGTTAGTTTTTCTTCGAAGAGGTCTTTTCAAAATCTGCTAGAGGATAATAAATGAAGAATAACATCATCAGCAAAAAAGAAAAAAAGCCCCTGATTCAAATGTGAACAAAACTCGCTCTTCTCGGGGGCTATGCTTTTATCTTCAGATTCAACAATTTCACATCGACACCATTGCTAAGTAAGAAGCGATGTACGTCATCCCAGATGTTCGTGAATTCTCCCATTTCTTTACTGAGGGTGAACAGAACATCTGGTGTTCTTTTCACCTACACTTGGAAACTCAGGTGTATCATAGCTTCTGGATTGACAACTTGAAACGTGAACGTCTCCGTTATAAACAATCGCACCTTATCGGATTCTCTGCCCTCGTAACCTATAGATAGATCCTGACCCAAGATTAATTTGAAGTCTCCTCCACGCTCTGAAATCACGATGGCTTCTTCGATTCTGGGGGTCGTGATAATCCTTCCTCCTCTCAATGTATCTTCCACTCTTTTCTCAAGGGGATAATGTCCTGTTGTTCCTCTCAAGAGCTTTATCCATCTTTCTGTATTGATGATCAACGCATAGGGTCCTTCAATTCCCTCTTTTGAGAAAATAGAAAGACTTTTGAGAAGTGCCTCGATGAGATCATCTGGTGTCTCTCCAACGTTGATACGCCTTTCTTCTTTGAAGGCAAGCATACCCTTTATCCCGGCTCTTTCACATCCTCTGAATATAACTTCATCTTCGAACTCTGCCACCTTTCTTACCGTTTCTTCAAGGTTCGAAAGATCCACATTCAATTTTCCTCTTTCTAGATTGTCTAGCTCCCAGAGGGAAAGGGTGAACGTCGCTCTCGTTTCTA
The Thermotoga sp. KOL6 genome window above contains:
- a CDS encoding Mut7-C RNAse domain-containing protein; its protein translation is MKYKKIAYFRFFGRLNDFFKDEKFVKVHNFTGFQTVKDRIEALGVPHVEVSFITKNGKPVSFYYMVEDGDFFFVYPEFKNINLPEEWLVTPKYKGEPRFILDIHLGKLAKLLRMLGFYAFFGEEKDEILCRKAVQENAILLSRDIGLLKRKELVFGYYVRSTDPREQLKEVIERYDLKDWMKPFTRCIECNVEFEEIPKESVKGRVPSKVFELFNEFVRCPNCGRIYWKGTHYEHMTDFLKNVIK
- a CDS encoding L7Ae/L30e/S12e/Gadd45 family ribosomal protein encodes the protein MNDRIKKKVYSYLGFAVKARKVVFGKERIRAYIRSPREKKLIVIAEDASDRTKKDTIMRCENKGVPYVIMFTKEDLGRLLDKPGVSVVGLEEDNLIEAIEKVVK
- the infB gene encoding translation initiation factor IF-2, with the protein product MARLRVYELARKLNMPPKELLQELEELGVSVKNHMSFVDEEIANIIIDLLEEGKEKKSKQPSKPRKDDEEEIEKEITEKKKKRKISLKPDELKLDIVAEKLGIPQNKIIQDMFVKRGLALRPGQILKLEEVEQILKEYKAEIELEEEKAGEEEVDDFELLERRFQELYEREEDKLVPRPPVVTVMGHVDHGKTTLLDRIRSTRVAEREEGGITQSIGAYQVEVNGRKITFIDTPGHELFTEMRARGAQATDIVVLVVAADDGVMPQTIEAYNHAKSANVPIIVAINKIDKPNANVEKTKQELVEKLGLIPEEWGGDTVVVPISAKTGQGVDELLEMILLVADMNEIKCYPEGPARAVIIESKLDKKMGPVASVIVKDGVLKVGDAVVASNTYGKVRNLFDDRMRSIREAHPSQPVMILGFEDVPDVHSNVYVVESVEKAKEIVEKRREKLESQKFGKKHVNLEELMKMMKEKDKKILNIIVKADTYGSVAALRNAINKLQSREIELNIVHAGVGEISTSDIMLAAAVDAVVLGFRVKVNSKARKLAEQEGVDVRTYSIIYKLVDDLKLALEGMLEPEEVEEIIGHGEIKRVFKISKVGKVAGVQMLDGKADKSGFVRLYRNGQLVFEGKIESLKHYKEDVNVVEAPQECGIKLSGFDDIQEGDELEFYVIRKVKRKPTFVEESQKNLSEQQQ
- a CDS encoding DUF2905 domain-containing protein, with the translated sequence MFQGIGRFLILMGLILVVFGVLLLLFEKIPFLGKLPGDIVIRKKNFVFYFPLMTSLIISVVISLILYLISRMR
- a CDS encoding peroxiredoxin, which translates into the protein MLQSGDKAIDFELVNTELRRIRLSDFKGKNVVLAFYPGAFTSVCEKELCTFRDSLSKFNKFNAVVLGISVDSPFANKAFAEKNHITFDLLSDFGGKVASQYGGVHENFLDISGYTVAKRSVFVIDKDGTIVYSWVSDDPGKEPVYEEVEMTLENLSK
- a CDS encoding stage 0 sporulation family protein, with amino-acid sequence MELKAKAVGIEIMPKGKIIYYSVPNGEEYKKGDLVLVMGDFGLEVGRVLIPVREVSIDEVGYELKAVIKKLTEDDVEQYKKNVEDAWKAFQICKKKIKEHGLPMKLLYAKYTFDRTRLVFFFSAEGRVDFRELVRDLAKTFKTRIELRQVGVRDEMKFFGGLGLCGLPTCCSTFLREFSSVTLKHAKKQQMMINPAKISGPCRRLLCCLTYEYDFYEKELAGIPDEGSTITYEGKRYRVVNVNVFLKTVTLFSEQEGEMVKVPFEYFKKEA
- a CDS encoding glycosidase; this encodes MVEEILKKYLSRKRSIRKNETIDIFERITYFFPKDFVVVNYPRQPVAVFNPGAVLVGKALHIFPRVIFDYYKYVSSIGHFVVDIDELMNGDVKRPIEMEIIFWPRDVQEFLGCEDPRVFFRNSRFEILYTAKGYRSWAQEGKPHTDFLAHAILDEELNLLEKRYISVKSTSEIFFPPSMKDSSFVSDNVILTRMTIDDSKVCWRGRIEGNSIDLYSLEAVFFPEDWETKVGWSTNVVETKRGYLIGWHAVLKENLTYKNGLALVDRNGRLLGTTDYILSPKGVIEEYGDRINVIFGCGLVKYEDKIIWIGGVSDWTIGVFATSERTVMNLMKEVT
- a CDS encoding family 16 glycoside hydrolase gives rise to the protein MKKVLYLLLLGTLGLFLLGTSCEQRVQIPVPLPEVSVETPEINLGFKVVKPTGTEEIFEDFEAYGQGQTAPFGPWKILPGFNAPHVEEGIQADKTIGKVLKAGDDQGIFVPASWEDLIIECNFNGVDGGAIFFRLTEDGQKGFYFIMENPGRVSLHKFAGSLDISLAENTSVNNISNGWNYLKIVANRQNVKVYINGRKLIDVNDPDIFSGGVGLAMKSWNTIFYDNVRIEVIE
- a CDS encoding family 1 encapsulin nanocompartment shell protein, whose amino-acid sequence is MEFLKRFLAPLTAKQWEEIDKRAKEIFSTQLYGRRVIDVEGPYGWEYSAYPLGEVEVLSGENTVKWGLRKSLPLIETRATFTLSLWELDNLERGKLNVDLSNLEETVRKVAEFEDEVIFRGCERAGIKGMLAFKEERRINVGETPDDLIEALLKSLSIFSKEGIEGPYALIINTERWIKLLRGTTGHYPLEKRVEDTLRGGRIITTPRIEEAIVISERGGDFKLILGQDLSIGYEGRESDKVRLFITETFTFQVVNPEAMIHLSFQV